Proteins co-encoded in one Malus sylvestris chromosome 7, drMalSylv7.2, whole genome shotgun sequence genomic window:
- the LOC126630100 gene encoding uncharacterized mitochondrial protein AtMg00810-like produces the protein MGQLTYFLGLQIQYKSNGAMFVHQEKYIKDLIHKAGMDNCKSCATPCKPHSSVLVAEGELLTDPTLYRSLVGSLQYLTFTRPDIAFAVNTVCQFMHAPTDVHLGLVKRIIRFLQGTMKCGLTFTSGSGIDIRGYSDSD, from the coding sequence ATGGGTCAATTAACATATTTTTTGGGTTTGCAAATCCAATACAAGTCCAATGGTGCTATGTTTGTTCATCAGGAGAAGTATATTAAGGACTTGATTCATAAAGCAGGCATGGATAATTGTAAATCATGTGCTACTCCTTGCAAGCCTCATAGTTCTGTTTTGGTAGCTGAAGGGGAATTGTTGACAGACCCTACTTTGTACAGAAGCCTTGTTGGATCATTGCAATATCTAACTTTTACAAGGCCAGATATTGCTTTTGCGGTTAATACTgtgtgtcaatttatgcatgctccTACTGATGTTCATCTTGGTTTGGTAAAGCGAATTATTCGGTTTTTACAAGGCACAATGAAATGTGGATTGACTTTTACTTCTGGTAGTGGGATTGATATCAGAGGTTATAGTGACTCTGATTAG
- the LOC126630101 gene encoding uncharacterized protein LOC126630101, with translation MALLSLLIATLSDDAMEYVVGCKTTHEAWTALQDRYMFVSSATVNHLKAELHTIQKGSDNVDKFLLRLKTIKDKLIAAGEKITDNDLVIAALTGLPADFDTIRTVVLARDTPISLKEFRAQVLGAEKIIEARMQSLVHSMAAMYGNGSVPFSSGGNSAYQLVSHASSPSTGSDSTMPQSSNFGFGLVAPDSSNSGGSTSQTCQQFPPHNANVFSGPRNNFGNHGHRSFGHNNGHTSFGNTYSTQSGHSGYNSSGHNYGNSSGGNGYRGQGNGGYRPKWLST, from the coding sequence ATGGCTCTTTTGAGTCTTCTTATTGCCACTTTGAGTGATGATGCCATGGAATATGTTGTTGGTTGTAAAACTACTCATGAAGCTTGGACTGCCTTACAAGATAGATATATGTTTGTCTCGAGTGCTACTGTGAATCATTTGAAAGCTGAGTTACACACTATTCAGAAAGGAAGTGATAATGTTGATAAGTTTTTGTTGAGGTTAAAGACAATTAAAGACAAACTTATTGCAGCTGGTGAAAAGATTACAGACAATGATTTGGTTATTGCTGCATTGACTGGTTTACCTGCTGACTTTGATACGATCAGAACTGTGGTATTGGCCAGAGATACACCTATCTCGTTGAAAGAATTCAGGGCTCAAGTCTTAGGGGCTGAAAAGATTATAGAAGCTAGGATGCAGTCTCTTGTTCACAGCATGGCAGCTATGTATGGTAATGGTTCTGTTCCATTTTCTTCTGGTGGTAATTCTGCATATCAATTAGTTTCACATGCATCCAGTCCTTCTACTGGTTCTGATTCTACGATGCCACAGTCATCCAATTTTGGCTTTGGTCTTGTTGCTCCTGATTCCTCTAATTCAGGTGGCTCAACTTCTCAGACTTGTCAGCAGTTTCCTCCTCATAATGCTAATGTTTTTAGTGGGCCTAGAAATAATTTTGGTAATCATGGACATAGGTCTTTTGGTCATAATAATGGCCATACTTCTTTTGGTAATACCTATAGTACTCAGTCTGGTCATAGTGGTTATAATTCTTCTGGTCATAACTATGGCAATTCATCTGGAGGTAATGGTTACAGAGGCCAAGGGAACGGTGGCTATCGACCTAAGTGGCTATCGACCTAA